One region of Elusimicrobiota bacterium genomic DNA includes:
- the amrS gene encoding AmmeMemoRadiSam system radical SAM enzyme — MKQALYVVLQDMTTKKVKCFLCPHTCNIMPGKTGICRARKNIDGILYSLTYNKFTSINMDPIEKKPLYHFYPGKGILSVGTIGCNFRCSFCQNWEISQADFDDSSLTELSPDAAVVLAQKYKSIGIAYTYNEPLINFEWILDTSKLARKKSLKNVLVTNGYINQEPLEELLPYIDAANIDVKFFNDESYEKMCGGHLEPVLKTVETCLKKNVHIELTNLIIPGENDSKEEIENLVKWIASLNNKIPLHFSRYFPQYKLDTPPTEKKTLVEAYEIAKKHLKYVYIGNVNDFNYSNTLCDKCGGVLIERQGYATHFKNFDKGKCNKCGQEAKIIS, encoded by the coding sequence GTGAAGCAGGCTCTTTATGTGGTTTTGCAGGACATGACGACAAAAAAAGTAAAGTGCTTTTTGTGCCCGCACACTTGCAACATAATGCCCGGAAAAACCGGAATATGCAGGGCGCGCAAAAATATTGACGGGATTTTATATTCGCTGACCTATAATAAATTCACATCTATAAATATGGACCCGATAGAAAAAAAACCGCTGTATCATTTTTATCCGGGGAAGGGAATTCTTTCCGTTGGAACAATTGGCTGTAACTTTCGCTGCTCATTTTGCCAGAATTGGGAAATATCGCAGGCGGATTTTGACGACAGTTCCTTAACTGAACTTTCGCCGGATGCAGCCGTCGTTTTAGCGCAAAAATACAAATCCATAGGGATAGCCTACACCTATAATGAGCCATTGATAAACTTTGAATGGATACTAGACACGTCAAAGCTGGCACGAAAAAAATCGTTGAAAAATGTGCTTGTAACAAACGGATATATTAACCAAGAACCATTGGAAGAACTTTTGCCGTATATTGATGCCGCAAACATAGATGTCAAGTTTTTTAATGATGAGTCGTATGAAAAAATGTGCGGCGGCCATCTTGAACCAGTCTTAAAAACCGTTGAAACGTGTTTAAAAAAGAACGTTCACATTGAACTCACCAACCTTATCATACCCGGAGAAAACGACAGCAAGGAAGAGATTGAAAACTTGGTTAAGTGGATAGCATCGCTTAACAATAAAATACCTTTACATTTTTCAAGATATTTTCCTCAATATAAACTTGATACTCCTCCTACTGAAAAGAAAACGCTGGTTGAAGCTTACGAAATCGCGAAAAAACACTTAAAATATGTTTATATCGGGAATGTAAATGATTTTAACTACTCAAATACGTTGTGCGATAAGTGCGGGGGTGTTTTGATAGAAAGACAGGGTTACGCAACACATTTCAAAAATTTTGATAAAGGTAAATGTAATAAGTGCGGGCAAGAAGCTAAAATAATAAGTTAA
- a CDS encoding divalent-cation tolerance protein CutA: protein MENIVIFITCANLKEAEKISKQLLEKKLTACANLVRGVSSRYWWKGKIQKSNEIMLIMKSRKRLFKKIISEVKKNHSYEVPEIIALPIIAGNPEYLEWIKESTK from the coding sequence ATGGAAAATATAGTTATATTTATCACCTGTGCTAACCTAAAAGAAGCCGAAAAAATCTCAAAACAATTGCTTGAAAAAAAGCTTACGGCGTGCGCAAATTTAGTCAGAGGCGTATCATCGCGTTACTGGTGGAAAGGGAAAATCCAAAAATCAAATGAAATAATGCTGATAATGAAAAGCAGGAAACGTCTTTTCAAGAAAATTATTTCCGAAGTGAAGAAAAATCATTCTTATGAAGTTCCGGAGATTATTGCCTTGCCAATAATTGCGGGAAATCCGGAATACCTTGAATGGATTAAGGAGTCAACCAAGTGA
- a CDS encoding type II secretion system F family protein: MTSGIMVFQIGAVTAIGIFISYLMYLLMSHKENGKKIKDGPAALKVEAQKDKNNIFDAALKILSEKPKSKESLQIKIYAAVIVFAVILILSLKIIFALLVGIGTFIAIGLYFNSQINKKLELFDNQLIEALGMLANSVRAGQSFMQALENMVKDTKDPISSQFADALRQVKLGVSVNKALEEITERIRSKDLKIVITSINLARETGGNLGEILSRIADTMRERKKIRGKINALTAQGRMSGMVMGAVPFILLFVLYFIEPEIMGLLFTTLLGNLMLTVAVIMISLGMFVINKIISIDI, from the coding sequence ATGACAAGCGGAATCATGGTGTTTCAAATCGGAGCTGTTACGGCAATAGGAATATTTATTTCTTATCTAATGTATTTGCTTATGAGTCATAAAGAAAATGGAAAAAAAATTAAAGATGGGCCTGCTGCATTAAAAGTTGAAGCGCAAAAAGATAAGAATAATATTTTTGATGCGGCCTTAAAAATTTTGTCAGAAAAACCAAAGTCAAAAGAATCTTTGCAGATTAAAATCTATGCTGCTGTCATTGTTTTTGCGGTGATACTTATTTTATCACTAAAGATTATTTTCGCGTTATTAGTCGGGATTGGGACGTTTATTGCGATAGGATTGTATTTTAATAGTCAGATTAATAAAAAGTTGGAACTTTTTGACAACCAGCTGATTGAAGCGCTGGGAATGTTAGCAAATTCGGTCAGAGCCGGACAATCGTTCATGCAGGCGCTTGAAAATATGGTCAAGGATACAAAGGATCCGATTTCAAGCCAGTTTGCCGATGCGCTCCGCCAGGTAAAACTGGGAGTATCCGTTAACAAAGCGCTGGAAGAAATAACTGAACGCATCAGGAGCAAGGATCTTAAAATTGTTATTACGTCTATAAATTTGGCTCGGGAAACAGGCGGAAATCTCGGCGAAATACTTTCGCGTATTGCGGATACCATGCGGGAGAGAAAAAAAATCCGCGGGAAAATAAATGCCCTAACAGCTCAAGGGCGAATGTCAGGTATGGTTATGGGAGCGGTACCGTTTATATTGCTTTTTGTTCTATATTTTATTGAACCTGAGATAATGGGACTTCTTTTTACTACGCTTTTGGGAAATTTGATGCTGACTGTTGCAGTTATAATGATATCTCTAGGCATGTTTGTTATAAACAAAATTATAAGTATTGATATTTAA
- the uvrA gene encoding excinuclease ABC subunit UvrA, translating into MDKIVIRGARQHNLKNLNIEIPRNKLVVITGLSGSGKSSLAFDTIYAEGQRRYVESLSAYARQFLELMDKPDVDIIEGLSPAVSIEQRTPSHNPRSTVGTVTEIYDYLRLLFARIGKPHCYQCGKEIKPQSAQQIIDEIMKLPNGTKIQVMAVLVRGRIGVYDELFKRLQKAGYSRVRVDGKLYNLGEKIKLDRYKKHTLELIVDRIEIQSNSRSRIADSVETALKESKGLLTVLIQNQNGTKERMFSEHFACIDCGISLPEIEPRLFSFNSPYGACPECTGLGNKIEIDEDLVVPDKNRSISEGALLPWSNPITTRTHRWKNAWGGYYAEMLEDVCSRNRIDKQKKWKDLKREQQEIVLFGDGEFEGIIKNLERRYKETESDYVKEEIYNKYMRRRICPVCKGKRLKKEALSITLNDKSIYDIVQMSVIKAQEYFSSLSLSEKEKIISKPILKEINSRLAFLANVGLSYLTLDRESSTLAGGEAQRIHLATQIGSGLTGVLYVLDEPSIGLHQKDNKKLLDTLIKLRDLGNSLIIVEHDEDTIRTSDWIIDLGPGAGIHGGKVVAEGPLEKILKEKKSLTAQYLNGELKIKLPDKRRVPAERLIKIKGAKQFNLKDIDIDIPLGLFVCITGVSGSGKSTMVHEVLYKALAQKLYGSKEIPGKHRSISGYENIDKVIIVDQSPIGRTPRSNPATYTGAFGPIREIFSQLPEAKARGYMPGRFSFNVKGGRCENCQGDGTLKIEMQFLADVYVRCEVCNGKRFNEETLQIKFKGKNIDEVLNMTVEEGSEFFKNIPALKRILSTLNDVGLGYIKLGQPATTLSGGEAQRVKLATELSKRSTGRTLYILDEPTTGLHFADVEKLLNVLHRLVDAGNTVIVIEHNLEVVKTADWIIDLGPEGGEQGGQIVAKGSPKDIVKNARSYTGKYLSAYLK; encoded by the coding sequence TTGGATAAAATAGTAATTCGCGGCGCAAGGCAGCACAACCTAAAGAACTTAAATATTGAAATACCCAGAAATAAACTGGTTGTTATCACTGGTTTGTCAGGTTCGGGCAAATCTTCCCTTGCGTTTGATACCATTTATGCTGAAGGCCAGAGGCGCTATGTTGAGTCGTTATCGGCATATGCCCGTCAGTTCCTTGAGCTTATGGATAAGCCGGACGTGGATATTATTGAAGGGCTTTCTCCTGCGGTTTCAATAGAACAAAGGACCCCGTCGCACAATCCGCGCTCTACGGTTGGAACAGTAACTGAAATATATGATTATTTAAGACTTCTTTTTGCCCGTATAGGCAAACCTCATTGCTATCAATGCGGAAAAGAAATAAAACCCCAATCTGCCCAGCAGATAATTGATGAAATAATGAAGCTCCCTAACGGGACTAAAATTCAGGTAATGGCTGTTTTAGTGAGAGGCAGGATCGGAGTTTATGATGAACTTTTCAAGCGATTGCAAAAAGCCGGTTATTCACGTGTCAGAGTTGACGGCAAATTATATAATTTGGGAGAAAAAATAAAGCTTGACCGTTACAAAAAACACACTTTAGAGCTTATTGTGGACAGGATTGAAATACAAAGTAATTCACGCTCAAGAATTGCTGACTCCGTAGAAACAGCTCTTAAAGAATCAAAGGGACTTTTAACAGTATTAATCCAGAACCAAAACGGTACGAAAGAAAGAATGTTCAGCGAACATTTTGCCTGTATTGACTGCGGTATCAGCCTGCCCGAGATAGAACCGCGGTTATTTTCTTTTAATTCACCATACGGCGCTTGCCCTGAATGCACGGGGCTGGGAAATAAAATTGAAATTGACGAAGATCTTGTAGTTCCTGACAAAAATCGTTCAATTTCCGAAGGCGCCCTTCTTCCATGGTCAAATCCCATAACAACCAGAACACATCGGTGGAAAAATGCCTGGGGCGGTTATTATGCCGAGATGTTGGAAGATGTCTGTTCAAGAAATAGGATTGATAAACAAAAAAAATGGAAGGATTTAAAACGAGAACAGCAGGAAATTGTTCTTTTTGGTGACGGGGAATTTGAAGGGATAATCAAGAACCTTGAAAGAAGATACAAAGAGACTGAGTCGGATTATGTTAAGGAAGAAATTTACAACAAATATATGAGGCGCAGAATTTGCCCGGTTTGTAAAGGGAAAAGGCTCAAAAAAGAGGCGTTATCCATAACTCTGAACGACAAATCAATTTATGATATTGTCCAAATGTCAGTAATCAAAGCGCAGGAATATTTCAGCAGTTTATCTTTATCAGAGAAGGAAAAAATAATAAGTAAACCGATACTAAAAGAAATAAATTCTAGATTAGCTTTTTTGGCTAATGTGGGTTTAAGTTATTTAACTCTAGACAGGGAAAGCTCAACCTTGGCAGGCGGAGAAGCTCAGCGAATACATCTTGCAACACAGATAGGATCTGGCCTTACGGGAGTCCTTTATGTTTTGGATGAGCCCTCAATTGGCCTGCATCAAAAAGATAACAAAAAACTTTTAGATACTTTGATTAAATTGCGCGATTTGGGGAATTCTTTGATTATTGTAGAACATGACGAAGATACTATCAGAACTTCTGACTGGATTATAGATTTAGGGCCCGGAGCCGGAATTCACGGCGGGAAAGTCGTTGCGGAAGGGCCGCTTGAAAAAATATTGAAAGAAAAAAAATCGCTTACAGCCCAATATCTGAACGGCGAACTGAAAATAAAATTACCTGATAAAAGAAGAGTTCCTGCTGAAAGATTAATCAAAATTAAGGGGGCCAAGCAGTTCAATCTTAAAGACATAGATATTGATATTCCATTGGGGCTTTTTGTGTGCATTACAGGAGTGTCCGGTTCGGGTAAATCTACAATGGTCCACGAAGTCCTTTATAAGGCCTTAGCTCAAAAGCTTTACGGATCAAAAGAAATTCCGGGCAAACATCGGTCAATTTCAGGATATGAAAATATAGACAAGGTGATAATTGTTGACCAATCGCCGATAGGAAGAACCCCAAGATCTAATCCCGCTACCTATACAGGAGCTTTCGGCCCGATAAGAGAAATATTTTCGCAGCTTCCTGAAGCAAAAGCCAGGGGTTATATGCCGGGCAGATTTTCGTTTAACGTTAAAGGGGGACGGTGTGAAAACTGCCAGGGGGACGGCACTTTAAAAATAGAAATGCAGTTTTTGGCGGATGTCTATGTTAGGTGCGAAGTATGTAACGGAAAAAGGTTCAATGAAGAAACTCTCCAAATCAAATTCAAGGGTAAAAATATTGACGAAGTATTAAATATGACCGTTGAAGAAGGGTCAGAATTCTTTAAAAATATTCCGGCGCTTAAACGAATACTTTCAACGTTAAACGATGTCGGCCTTGGCTATATCAAGCTTGGCCAACCGGCAACAACTCTTTCAGGCGGGGAAGCTCAGCGCGTTAAACTAGCCACCGAGCTTTCAAAAAGATCTACCGGGCGAACTTTATATATTCTTGATGAACCCACTACCGGGCTGCATTTTGCCGATGTAGAAAAGCTTTTGAACGTATTACATAGGCTTGTAGATGCCGGAAATACCGTTATAGTTATTGAACATAACCTTGAAGTAGTAAAAACTGCTGACTGGATTATAGATCTTGGCCCTGAAGGAGGAGAACAAGGCGGACAAATAGTCGCTAAAGGTTCTCCCAAGGACATAGTTAAAAACGCCCGGTCTTATACCGGAAAGTACTTGAGTGCTTACCTTAAATAG
- a CDS encoding ATPase, T2SS/T4P/T4SS family, with protein sequence MGKIISLFDNQDISQRASLGVNLAMALAEQSREKIVFVDLSMSENGTIEHLTGIKPEKSILDLMSVLENINETLIKGYIPFHSSGVAFIEGIPKSEASNLNPEKISEALKMLSKVFPYTLVLMPDDYGLNLSSICAVSNLILISVYPHMISLPNAKTFLGKLGEWHFPIQIAKGIYISIDSKNAIDRKKIADYLGIDIFGEVPYDMEGIITSINKGVAQITADPHSKFSIAIKQFAKSLLKNSIYIDTKSGPNISKTGPSKDEKEVKNNFDSLKLKIHRELLAEFGAKKIDIKEFSDKNKSAQIREMTRKTIQEIIARQEVSLSREERERIVNEIIDEALGLGCLEKFLKDTEVTEIMVNGPHEIYIEKKGKIYLSDEHFLSNDQLMTVIDRIVSPIGRRVDESSPIVDARLSDGSRVNAIIPPLSLVGPTLTIRKFSHKKLIVEDLIEFGALNNQMAEFLRICVQLRKNIVVSGGTGSGKTTLLNVISSFIPSDERIVTIEDSAELKLPQKHVVRLESRPPSIEGKGEVPIRRLVINALRMRPDRIVVGECRGGETLDMLQAMNTGHDGSMTTIHANSPKDGISRLTTMVIMAGTELPEKAIREQIASAVQIIVQLSRLSDGSRKIVDISEVAGIKNDAISLTGLFKYEQTAIKDGKVTGKFIALGNKPSFIDEIEVHGLKLDRSMFKEGVLI encoded by the coding sequence ATGGGAAAAATAATATCATTATTTGATAACCAGGATATTTCGCAAAGGGCATCTTTGGGCGTAAATCTGGCTATGGCTTTGGCGGAGCAATCAAGGGAAAAGATTGTCTTTGTTGACCTTAGCATGTCTGAAAACGGAACTATTGAACATTTAACCGGCATAAAGCCGGAGAAATCTATTTTGGACTTAATGTCAGTGCTTGAAAATATAAACGAGACGCTTATAAAAGGATATATTCCTTTCCATTCCTCGGGGGTAGCTTTTATTGAAGGCATTCCTAAAAGTGAAGCAAGTAATTTAAATCCTGAAAAAATATCCGAAGCCCTTAAGATGCTTTCTAAAGTTTTTCCTTACACTCTAGTTTTAATGCCTGATGATTACGGCCTGAATCTTTCTTCCATTTGCGCAGTTTCAAATCTTATTTTGATTTCTGTCTATCCTCATATGATTTCTCTTCCCAATGCCAAAACATTTTTAGGAAAACTTGGCGAGTGGCATTTTCCGATTCAAATTGCAAAAGGCATATATATTTCAATTGATTCAAAGAACGCCATAGACAGGAAAAAGATTGCCGATTACTTAGGGATAGATATTTTTGGCGAAGTCCCCTACGATATGGAAGGGATAATCACTTCAATAAATAAGGGCGTTGCCCAAATAACGGCTGATCCTCATTCCAAATTTTCAATCGCCATAAAACAATTTGCCAAAAGCCTGCTTAAAAACAGCATTTATATTGATACAAAATCCGGGCCAAATATTTCAAAAACAGGACCATCAAAAGATGAAAAAGAAGTGAAAAATAATTTTGATTCTTTAAAACTAAAGATCCACAGAGAATTGCTGGCTGAGTTTGGGGCAAAGAAAATAGACATCAAGGAATTTTCCGATAAGAATAAATCAGCCCAGATAAGAGAAATGACAAGGAAAACAATACAGGAAATAATTGCTCGTCAGGAAGTTTCTTTAAGCCGCGAGGAAAGAGAACGGATAGTAAACGAAATAATTGATGAGGCGCTTGGGCTGGGATGCCTTGAAAAGTTCCTAAAGGATACTGAAGTAACCGAAATAATGGTAAACGGTCCCCATGAAATATACATTGAGAAAAAAGGCAAAATCTATCTTTCCGACGAACATTTCTTGTCCAACGATCAGCTTATGACTGTAATAGACCGTATTGTTTCGCCGATAGGAAGAAGGGTAGATGAATCTTCTCCCATAGTTGACGCAAGGCTTTCTGACGGCTCCAGGGTCAACGCTATCATTCCACCGTTATCTTTAGTGGGCCCAACGCTGACAATCAGAAAATTTTCGCATAAAAAATTGATTGTTGAAGATCTTATTGAATTTGGTGCGCTGAACAATCAAATGGCCGAATTTTTAAGGATATGCGTACAGCTTCGCAAAAATATTGTGGTGTCCGGCGGAACCGGGTCGGGTAAAACCACTCTTTTAAATGTTATTTCATCCTTTATTCCTTCCGATGAACGAATTGTTACAATTGAAGATTCCGCGGAACTTAAGCTTCCTCAAAAACACGTAGTGCGCCTTGAATCGCGGCCGCCTTCTATTGAAGGAAAAGGGGAAGTGCCGATACGGCGTTTGGTTATCAATGCGCTCAGGATGCGGCCTGACCGTATTGTAGTCGGCGAGTGCCGGGGAGGAGAAACTCTTGATATGCTTCAGGCGATGAACACCGGCCATGACGGTTCAATGACCACAATTCATGCGAATTCTCCGAAAGACGGTATTTCACGATTGACTACAATGGTTATTATGGCAGGAACTGAACTGCCGGAAAAAGCTATAAGGGAACAAATTGCATCGGCAGTCCAGATTATCGTTCAGCTGTCTCGACTTAGCGACGGTTCCAGAAAGATTGTTGATATTTCGGAAGTCGCAGGAATAAAAAATGACGCAATATCTTTAACCGGATTATTCAAGTATGAACAAACTGCTATAAAAGACGGGAAAGTTACCGGAAAATTTATTGCGCTAGGAAATAAACCTTCTTTTATTGATGAAATTGAAGTGCACGGACTTAAACTTGACCGTTCAATGTTTAAAGAGGGTGTTCTTATATGA
- a CDS encoding gamma carbonic anhydrase family protein: MILAYKGQSPKIHPSAKIIGKNITIIGSVQIHENVSVWPGAVLRADIAEIIVGKNSNIQDGAVLHVNYDLPVIIGEEVTVGHNAVLHGCTIGNNCVIGMGSILLDGCKISKNCVVGAGTVVTEKTTVPEGHLILGVPGKIKRKLTSEEIELIKRSAKEYIEFAKNYPEEER; this comes from the coding sequence ATGATTCTAGCCTACAAAGGACAATCACCTAAGATTCATCCTTCCGCAAAAATAATCGGGAAAAATATTACTATTATAGGATCAGTACAAATCCACGAAAATGTTTCTGTGTGGCCCGGGGCAGTTTTGCGGGCAGACATCGCGGAAATTATAGTCGGGAAAAACTCAAACATTCAAGATGGCGCGGTGCTCCACGTTAACTACGATTTACCAGTGATAATAGGCGAAGAAGTTACTGTTGGTCATAATGCAGTATTGCACGGTTGTACGATTGGAAACAATTGTGTGATCGGAATGGGTTCTATCCTCCTTGACGGATGTAAAATATCAAAAAATTGTGTAGTTGGCGCGGGAACGGTTGTAACAGAAAAAACTACTGTCCCGGAAGGCCATCTTATTTTGGGTGTTCCCGGCAAAATTAAACGCAAACTTACGTCCGAAGAAATAGAACTTATTAAAAGAAGCGCAAAAGAATATATAGAATTTGCAAAAAATTACCCTGAAGAAGAAAGGTAG
- the argF gene encoding ornithine carbamoyltransferase, giving the protein MTKHLLSIYDLNEKAIKNLLLLSAAIKNSKKYNNILSGKTLGLIFEKPSTRTTVSFAVAMYQLGGYPLILQAQNLQRQRGETLHDTAKTLSRYLDGVVIRAFKHSDVQEFARGSSMPVINGLTDLEHPCQALGDMLTIMEKKKLKNFKDFKKIKIVFVGDGNNMANSLIGACAFMGCNFVISGPDGYSPNQILLKKAEAIAKKTGAKIEINNNPQKAVEGADIIYTDVWTSMGEENERSERLKAFKSYQVNKNLLNLAKKDCIVMHCLPAIRGEEISAEVMDGPNSVVFDQAENRLHVQKAVLVYLLK; this is encoded by the coding sequence ATGACAAAACATTTGCTTTCTATTTACGATTTAAATGAAAAAGCGATTAAAAATCTGTTATTGCTTTCTGCTGCTATTAAAAATAGCAAAAAGTATAACAATATCCTGTCAGGGAAAACGCTTGGATTAATATTTGAAAAACCTTCCACAAGGACGACCGTTTCGTTTGCTGTGGCAATGTATCAGCTTGGAGGGTATCCGCTTATTTTGCAGGCTCAAAACCTCCAGAGGCAAAGAGGGGAGACGCTGCACGATACAGCTAAAACTCTTTCCAGATATCTTGACGGTGTCGTTATAAGGGCATTCAAACACAGCGATGTTCAAGAGTTTGCAAGAGGGTCAAGCATGCCGGTAATAAACGGTTTAACTGATCTTGAGCACCCTTGCCAGGCGCTTGGTGACATGCTTACAATAATGGAAAAAAAGAAACTGAAAAATTTTAAAGATTTCAAAAAAATAAAAATAGTTTTTGTGGGTGACGGGAATAACATGGCAAATTCGCTGATCGGAGCGTGCGCATTTATGGGATGCAATTTTGTTATTTCAGGGCCTGATGGTTACAGCCCAAATCAGATTTTACTAAAAAAGGCAGAGGCTATAGCCAAAAAAACCGGAGCAAAAATTGAAATAAACAACAATCCGCAAAAAGCTGTTGAAGGCGCGGACATCATATATACGGATGTTTGGACTTCAATGGGCGAAGAAAACGAGCGCAGTGAGAGGCTCAAAGCGTTTAAGAGTTATCAGGTAAACAAAAATTTATTAAACTTGGCCAAAAAAGATTGTATTGTAATGCATTGCCTGCCTGCCATCAGAGGGGAAGAAATATCTGCCGAGGTTATGGACGGGCCGAATTCGGTAGTTTTTGACCAGGCAGAAAACCGGTTACATGTTCAAAAAGCAGTTTTGGTCTACCTCCTTAAATAA
- the cpaB gene encoding Flp pilus assembly protein CpaB, translating to MKKQLLIAVLLGVIAAMFTGLYLVSVESTYRISAQKVKVLISKQYINQGAFIDETMVQETLVPKEYIQPKALQSIKDLRTSDGRYLFMAVAPIEQGEQIITTKLSMLGIETGISAVIPTAQRAITIPLDSRVVNGIIKPGNRVDIIGIFEYQDKSSEQQQIALTLLQNVLVLSVGDSVLGSVIPKAEKGKEMISNEQSVSDSISVSFSVNSQEGELLALASEKGTIKLLLRGAGDETIINVKGAKMADISKEMISSQSSANTQHLQDMQKKQKEIISILKKYKQ from the coding sequence ATGAAAAAACAGCTTTTGATTGCGGTTTTGTTGGGAGTAATAGCTGCCATGTTTACAGGACTTTATCTCGTATCTGTTGAAAGTACTTACAGAATAAGCGCTCAAAAGGTAAAAGTATTGATTTCAAAACAATATATTAATCAGGGCGCGTTTATTGACGAAACTATGGTTCAGGAGACTTTGGTTCCTAAAGAATATATTCAGCCCAAGGCACTACAATCTATAAAGGATTTGCGAACTTCTGATGGAAGATATTTGTTTATGGCTGTTGCGCCAATTGAACAAGGGGAACAAATTATTACAACAAAACTTTCAATGCTTGGGATTGAAACAGGAATATCTGCGGTTATTCCTACCGCGCAGCGTGCAATAACCATTCCCTTGGACTCAAGAGTGGTAAACGGTATAATCAAACCAGGGAACCGCGTGGATATAATAGGGATATTTGAATATCAGGATAAATCTTCGGAACAGCAGCAGATAGCTCTTACTTTATTGCAGAATGTATTAGTCCTTTCAGTCGGAGATTCAGTTTTAGGAAGCGTTATCCCGAAAGCTGAAAAAGGTAAAGAAATGATATCAAATGAACAATCAGTATCAGATAGTATATCTGTTTCATTTTCTGTAAACTCTCAAGAAGGGGAGCTTCTAGCTCTTGCTTCGGAAAAAGGGACAATTAAGCTTTTGCTCAGGGGTGCCGGAGATGAAACTATTATAAATGTGAAGGGCGCGAAGATGGCTGACATCAGCAAGGAAATGATTTCTTCTCAAAGTTCAGCTAACACACAGCATTTACAGGATATGCAAAAAAAACAAAAAGAAATAATTTCAATACTAAAGAAATATAAACAATAA
- a CDS encoding type II secretion system F family protein, producing the protein MERIFFIFAASLLFGSCIAIIALAILHYLSQLEIEKKFKERSEKVSEVYKKGIVWNFLFIAGKIGEYIKKIQYKKIDEMALDITKNLEILGGAYSKVNAHTYIGVQVLFAIAFILISVFALDIYNIFILLIIAVMGFFVPWYWLKEQTKAKHKAIFRQIPDVLDMLTMMVEAGLDFNASLSKILELEKGQLIDEFKAVQQEIRFGKSRIEAFESMALRIKYQPLTQVINALMLAIKTGGSLAPTLRTLSEQFRIERSQLAEKMAQEAPIKLMGPLVLLIFPTIFIILFGPIILSFMGK; encoded by the coding sequence ATGGAAAGAATTTTCTTTATTTTTGCGGCTTCACTTCTTTTTGGTTCATGTATCGCCATTATAGCTTTGGCAATATTACATTATCTTTCTCAGCTTGAAATTGAAAAGAAATTTAAGGAAAGGAGTGAAAAAGTTTCGGAAGTCTATAAGAAAGGAATAGTTTGGAATTTTTTATTTATCGCCGGAAAAATCGGCGAATATATTAAAAAAATCCAGTATAAAAAGATAGATGAAATGGCGCTAGATATAACAAAAAATCTTGAAATTCTCGGAGGCGCATACAGTAAAGTTAATGCGCATACTTACATTGGTGTTCAGGTATTATTTGCCATTGCATTTATCTTAATTTCAGTTTTTGCGCTTGATATTTATAACATTTTTATACTCTTAATTATTGCTGTTATGGGATTTTTTGTTCCGTGGTATTGGCTAAAAGAACAGACTAAAGCAAAACATAAAGCTATTTTCCGCCAGATTCCGGATGTTTTGGATATGCTGACAATGATGGTTGAAGCAGGCCTTGATTTTAATGCTTCGCTTTCCAAAATACTTGAACTTGAAAAAGGACAACTGATTGATGAGTTCAAGGCAGTCCAGCAAGAGATAAGATTCGGAAAATCAAGAATTGAAGCATTTGAATCAATGGCGTTACGGATTAAATATCAGCCATTGACACAGGTAATAAATGCTTTGATGCTTGCGATTAAAACAGGAGGAAGTCTTGCCCCGACGTTGAGAACATTGTCAGAACAATTCAGGATTGAAAGGTCTCAACTTGCAGAAAAGATGGCCCAGGAAGCGCCAATAAAACTGATGGGCCCTTTGGTACTGCTAATTTTTCCTACCATATTCATTATTCTTTTCGGCCCCATAATTTTATCCTTCATGGGGAAATAA